Genomic window (Rhizobium sp. NLR16a):
TTGCCGGGGCGGACGCGGCTGTAGAGGTCGATGACGTCCTGGTTCATCAGGCGAATGCAGCCCGAGGAAGCGGCGGTGCCGATCGAAGCCCATTCCGGCGTGCCGTGCAGGCGGAACAGGGTGTCCTTGCCGTCGTCGTTGAAGAGATACATGGCGCGCGCGCCGAGAGGATTGCTGAGACCGGGGCCCATGCCCTCCTCGACGTATTTGGCGACGTCGGGGCGGCGTTCAGCCATTTCCTTCGGTGGGTGCCAGGTCGGCCATTCCTGCTTCCAGGCGACATAGGCGGTGCCGGCCCATGCGAAGCCCTGCTTGCCGACGCCGATGCCGTAGCGCATCGCCTTGCCGTTCGGCAGGATGTAATAGAGGAAACGCTCGCGCGTGTTGACGATGATGGTGCCGGGACGCTCGGTGGTTTGGTAGCTGACGACCTGGCGGCGGAACTGCGGCTTGACCCTGTCGATCGGGATCGCCGGCAGGGAGTATCCGGCATCCTTCGTCACGCCATAGGCGTCGTTGAAGATTTGAGCTGTCTGTACCGTCGGGCCTGCACCCTTGTCGTCGACGGATGCGCTTTCGGAATTAGTGGAGCAGCCGGCCAGTGCGAGCGTCGTCAGCAGGCCAAATACAGGGAATGCATTGCGGATGCGCATAGATAACTCTTGAAGTTTTTGGGCGAGGAGAACAGTCTTTCGACCATCGTTGATTATGGTTTATTTTCGATTAACTTGCGCTTTGCAAGGCTACTGTGGCGCGACGAATTCGTCTGCTGCGCAAATTAA
Coding sequences:
- a CDS encoding L,D-transpeptidase family protein, whose amino-acid sequence is MRIRNAFPVFGLLTTLALAGCSTNSESASVDDKGAGPTVQTAQIFNDAYGVTKDAGYSLPAIPIDRVKPQFRRQVVSYQTTERPGTIIVNTRERFLYYILPNGKAMRYGIGVGKQGFAWAGTAYVAWKQEWPTWHPPKEMAERRPDVAKYVEEGMGPGLSNPLGARAMYLFNDDGKDTLFRLHGTPEWASIGTAASSGCIRLMNQDVIDLYSRVRPGKGTSKVIVIQ